The sequence TGATCATCGAGACCGACGTCACCGACGACGGGTTCGGGCTCGGCAAGAACGACGAGATCCGGCTCTACCTCGCCGACGGTCTCGGCCTGGTAGACACCTACGCCTGGACCGAGCACGCCGTCACCGAAGGCCGCATCCCGGACGGGACCGGCGAGTTCGTCGACACCCGACCGACCCCAGGCTCAGCCAACGTGGCGCGAGAAGGAGGCTCCGCCGTCGTGATCAACGAGGTGGAGAGCAACGGTGACGTGCGTGGCGACTGGGTGGAGCTGGCCAACACCGACACCACCCGGACCGCTGACGTGTCCGGCTGGACCCTGATCGACGGCGACCCCACGCACGAGCCGATCGTGCTCGCCGAAGGCACCACGATCGAGTCCGGCGGCTACCTGGGCATCTTCACCGAACCGGCGTTCGGCCTCGGCGACCCCGACTCGATCACCGTGCGGGACGCGAGCGGGACGGTGGTGGCCTCTCTCGCCTGGGAAGCGCACTCGCCGACGACGATCGCCCGCTGCCCGGACATGACCGGTGACTTTCGGAACTCATCCGCCGGCACTTTCGAGCTGGTGAACACCTGCGAGGAGCTCGACCAGCCGGTGATCAACGCCGAGCCGTGGCCGTTCGGCGACGAGGTACACGAGGCTGTTGCCCCCGGCACCTGGGGTGAGGACATGTCCGGGATGGACATCGCCGCCGACGGCACCGTCTACGCCGTGAACAACGACGACGGCGAGATCTTCGAGCTGGCCCGCGACGGGCAGACGTTCACGATCGCTTCCTCCTGGGTACCCCGGTACCCCGACGGCACCGGCACCCCGGACGCCGAAGGGATGACCGTGGCCGGGGACGGCGCGGTCTTCCTGTCCACCGAACGGAACAACGACGCCAGCAACGTCAGCCGGCCCTCCGTGCTCCGGGTCGAGCTCGGCGATGACGGCGCGAGCACCACCACCGGCGAGTGGAACCTCACCGACATCACCGGGACGCTCGGCGCGAACGCGGGCCTGGAGGGTATCGAGTGGATCTCCGATGCCGAGGCCACCGAGCTCGGGGTGCGCGACGCCGACGGCGAGCGCTACGATCCTGCTGCTTACGGTGAGCACTTCGGCGGCGTGTTCGTCGTCGCTGTGGAGCAGACCGGTGGGTTGCACCTGGTGGTGCTTGAGGCCGACGGCGGAGCTCACCTGTTGCAGTCCGCGCAGGCTAGCGAGTCGGTTCCGGTGATCATGGGGATGGACTGGCGTGCCGGCGGAAACGAGCTGTGGGCGCTGTGCGACGAAGCGTGTGAGAACCGGCACTCGCTGTTCTCGTTCGTCGACGGTCAGCTCACCTGGCAGAGCGATCACCACGCCCCCACCGGGATGAACCCCAGCTTCACGAACGAGGGGCTGGCGATCGAGTGGTGCGAGGTGAGTCCGGAGACGACGCCGACGGTGCTGTGGATCTCCGATACCGCCCACGACGGGGTCTCGCTGCGGAGCGCGCCCGGCGCGGACTGCGTGCCTGGCGAGGATGGCGTACCTGGCGAGGAAGGCGAGGATGGCGTACCTGGCGAGGAAGGCGAGGATGGCGTACCTGGCGAGGAAGGCGACGGCGGGAAGAACCCCGGCGGCGAGACCAGCCCTGGGCCTGAGCCCACACCGGCCGGCGAGCTGACCGATGACTCCCGCGGCGATGTGCGCGCCCCGGCCGAGGCCGAACCGGGTGAGACGATCACCGTGACTACCCCCGGTGCCGCCAGCAGCGTCGTGCACGTGTGGCTGCACTCCGACCCGGTGCTGTTGACCACGGGTGAGGTGAGCGCCGCGGGCACGATCGAGGTGACGATCCCCGCCGCTACCGAGATCGGTGAGCACCAGCTGGTGATCCAGGCCGAGGACGGCGCGCTGCTCGGCTGGGCACCGGTGGAGATCGTCTCGGGCGATGGCGGGCCGGCGCCGAGTAGCGCAGGCGCGGACTCGTTGGCCGAGACCGGCGTCAGCTTCACCCCGTGGCTGCCCGCGGCACTGGCAGTCCTGCTGATCGGTCTCGGTCTGATCGGAGCCGTCGCCCGGCGCCAGCTGTGACCTGAACCGACCGCACCAGCGGGTGCTTATCCACAGGATAGGCACACGCTGTCGGTATCGGCAGGCAGGATAGGGACCGATGACCAACACCGCCGAGATCCTCGCCACCACGATCCGCTCCGCCGCCGGGGAGGATGCCACCCCACGCCCGGACCAGGTGCGGGCCGTGACCGAACTCGTGGATCGCCGTCGGCGGGTGCTCGTGGTGCAAGCGACCGGCTGGGGTAAGTCGGCCGTGTACTGGGGCGCGACAGCGGCCCTGCGGGCGGCTGGCGGGGGACCTACTCTCGTGGTCTCGCCGCTGCTGGCGCTGATGCGGGACCAGATCGCCGCCGCCGAGCGAGCCGGTCTGCGGGCAGCGACGATCAACTCCACGAACTTCGAGGAGTGGGATCAGGTGCTCACTGCCCTGGCGGCCGGTGAGGTGGACGTGCTGCTGATCTCTCCGGAGCGGCTCGCCAACCCGCGGTTCGCCGCCCGCCTGCCCGAGCTGCTCGGCCAGGTGGGCATGCTGGTGATCGACGAGGCGCACTGCGTCTCCGACTGGGGCTTCGACTTCCGCCCGGACTACCAGCGGCTCACCCGCACGCTGCTCGAGCTGGCTCCCGGCACCCCGGTACTGGCCACCACGGCGACGGCGAACCAGCGCGTCACCACTGACGTGGCCGCCCAGCTCGGCGAGGACACGGTGACCCTGCGCGGATCACTGGCGCGGGCGTCGCTGCGACTCGCGGTGGTGCCCGGGCTGTCCCCGCTGGAGCGGTACGCGTGGGTGGCCGAGGCGATGCGCACGCTGCCCGGGTCCGGGATCGTGTACGTGCTCACCGTCGCCGAGGCGGACCGGGTGACCGCGTTCCTGACCGACCAAGGGCTGGACGTGGCCGCCTACACCGGCAAGACGCAGAACCGGGAGGAGCTGGAGGACCGGCTGCGGGACAACCGGGTGAAGGCCCTGGTCGCGACCTCCGCACTGGGCATGGGCTACGACAAGCCGGACCTGGCGTTCTGCGTCCACCTGGGCTCGCCGGCATCCCCGGTGGCGTACTACCAGCAGGTAGGCCGTGCCGGGCGAGCGCTGCCGGATGCCACTGCCGTGCTGGTGCCATCGGCCGGCGACGAACGGATCTGGGAGTACTTCGCCACCGCTGGTATCCCGGACCCGGAACAGGCGGACAAGGTGCTGACCGAGCTGGGCCCACGCCCGGGCGGTGCACCGGGGCAGGACGAGGCGGACTGGGCCGCGAGCGCGGAACCTGAGCCGTCCCACGGCCTGGAGCCGATGTCGGAGACGGCACTCTCCTCGGCCACCGGGATCCGCCCGGGTCGGCTGTCCACTCTGGTGAAGATCCTCGCCGTGGATGGTGCGGTGCGCCGGGTCGAGGGCGGCTGGGTCGGCACCGGGCAGCCCTGGCATTTCGA is a genomic window of Ruania zhangjianzhongii containing:
- a CDS encoding RecQ family ATP-dependent DNA helicase, yielding MTNTAEILATTIRSAAGEDATPRPDQVRAVTELVDRRRRVLVVQATGWGKSAVYWGATAALRAAGGGPTLVVSPLLALMRDQIAAAERAGLRAATINSTNFEEWDQVLTALAAGEVDVLLISPERLANPRFAARLPELLGQVGMLVIDEAHCVSDWGFDFRPDYQRLTRTLLELAPGTPVLATTATANQRVTTDVAAQLGEDTVTLRGSLARASLRLAVVPGLSPLERYAWVAEAMRTLPGSGIVYVLTVAEADRVTAFLTDQGLDVAAYTGKTQNREELEDRLRDNRVKALVATSALGMGYDKPDLAFCVHLGSPASPVAYYQQVGRAGRALPDATAVLVPSAGDERIWEYFATAGIPDPEQADKVLTELGPRPGGAPGQDEADWAASAEPEPSHGLEPMSETALSSATGIRPGRLSTLVKILAVDGAVRRVEGGWVGTGQPWHFDAPKWDELRSVRAAEADLMRRYAHGEGCLMQFLQQALDDPDPQPCGRCSVCDGRLPEPGARPSEDTVTAARTFFRGLDVRVEARKLWPPRTPQVKGKISGIAEGRAIAFADDPAWAETLATLWRHDQPAPEEILTASVAVLSRWAREWQRPTAVVPMPSRRYPQLVRSVAAHLAQVGKLPLVEALEVSGPPPRDETTSATRVSDLLTGMRAKQDVELSGPVLLVDDTIRTRWTVTVAAQLLGIAGASTVLPLAIHQLP
- a CDS encoding lamin tail domain-containing protein, with the translated sequence MRRRPLCVAALVAVAGSLALTAPAYAADTDIRINEVQSNSADDAADFVELTNTGNETVDISGWIVRDDADDHRVRLPAGTVIEPGAFAVVETGAGPDGFGLGAEDSARLFTADGSTLIDSYSWTEHAFSEGRLPDGTGEFVDTEPTPGAANIEREAPAYYDAEETIAVNEVMSDDPDDGQDWVELTNTGTDAVDLSSWILRDDDDLRTLAIADGTTLEPGAFLIIETDVTDDGFGLGKNDEIRLYLADGLGLVDTYAWTEHAVTEGRIPDGTGEFVDTRPTPGSANVAREGGSAVVINEVESNGDVRGDWVELANTDTTRTADVSGWTLIDGDPTHEPIVLAEGTTIESGGYLGIFTEPAFGLGDPDSITVRDASGTVVASLAWEAHSPTTIARCPDMTGDFRNSSAGTFELVNTCEELDQPVINAEPWPFGDEVHEAVAPGTWGEDMSGMDIAADGTVYAVNNDDGEIFELARDGQTFTIASSWVPRYPDGTGTPDAEGMTVAGDGAVFLSTERNNDASNVSRPSVLRVELGDDGASTTTGEWNLTDITGTLGANAGLEGIEWISDAEATELGVRDADGERYDPAAYGEHFGGVFVVAVEQTGGLHLVVLEADGGAHLLQSAQASESVPVIMGMDWRAGGNELWALCDEACENRHSLFSFVDGQLTWQSDHHAPTGMNPSFTNEGLAIEWCEVSPETTPTVLWISDTAHDGVSLRSAPGADCVPGEDGVPGEEGEDGVPGEEGEDGVPGEEGDGGKNPGGETSPGPEPTPAGELTDDSRGDVRAPAEAEPGETITVTTPGAASSVVHVWLHSDPVLLTTGEVSAAGTIEVTIPAATEIGEHQLVIQAEDGALLGWAPVEIVSGDGGPAPSSAGADSLAETGVSFTPWLPAALAVLLIGLGLIGAVARRQL